Proteins from a genomic interval of Salmo salar chromosome ssa14, Ssal_v3.1, whole genome shotgun sequence:
- the LOC106569982 gene encoding carcinoembryonic antigen-related cell adhesion molecule 6: protein MDLLNLRSLVILLSAVGCCNGQSVLPAGPLEGVQGKNITFKTIIIPTDVGNFITVSWNFNGGSGLVPVVTSAPKGETVGAGYAGRVSLNSSTGELKLGSLTAKDAGDYAVTMVTSAAVQRTGTTLLRVLEPVSAVTITSNLDEAVEFNSTVVLTCSAKGSFLTYKWLNGTAPLVTDGKHVTLSANYTVLTVAGVFRKDLVGPIYCTAFNNLESENSAPFNLTVRYGPENIATTVTPTAEVQKKGSNITLTCSAQSSPAAVLQWIHNGVLLNVIGPKLVLDNVAVAQSGNYSCMASNAKTLRYLESTTAKFTVVEAISGAKITGPNGTLVAGNSTATLSCQATAGTADTRVWLKNGAALSPSNRVVVSADKSSVTIKPVQKEDSGEYQCKLTNAVSTDSASLKIGVNFGPETVSVKGLSFVKVTEPVMLKCAAVSLPAATYTWKFNGTLTDVMTAEYVIEAAVDKNSGIYTCEASNAVTGLSTSVAHKLSVTEEGTLDDGLSGGQIAGIVIGVLIALVLIIVGVRYMRRKKPPIESPY, encoded by the exons ATGGATTTGCTTAATTTGAGGTCGCTTGTCATTTTGCTGTCAGCTGTTG GATGCTGCAACGGGCAGAGTGTACTGCCAGCCGGCCCCTTGGAAGGAGTACAGGGAAAGAACATCACGTTCAAAACCATTATCATCCCCACAGATGTAGGCAACTTTATCACAGTATCTTGGAATTTCAACGGTGGTAGTGGACTTGTACCTGTTGTCACTTCTGCGCCTAAAGGAGAGACAGTTGGCGCTGGTTACGCAGGAAGAGTATCACTGAATTCATCCACCGGCGAATTAAAGCTGGGATCCTTGACGGCAAAGGATGCTGGAGACTATGCAGTGACTATGGTCACTAGTGCTGCTGTACAGCGCACAGGTACAACGTTGCTCAGAGTTCTAG AACCGGTCTCCGCCGTGACCATCACGTCCAACCTGGACGAAGCGGTCGAGTTCAACAGCACTGTGGTCTTGACCTGTTCGGCCAAAGGCTCCTTCCTCACGTACAAGTGGCTCAACGGCACCGCCCCGCTGGTCACCGACGGGAAGCATGTGACTTTGAGTGCAAACTACACAGTGCTGACCGTGGCTGGAGTGTTCAGGAAGGATCTGGTCGGACCCATCTACTGCACGGCCTTCAACAATCTAGAGAGCGAGAACAGTGCCCCCTTCAACCTCACTGTCCGCT ATGGGCCAGAAAACATCGCCACGACAGTCACCCCCACTGCTGAGGTCCAAAAGAAGGGTTCCAACATTACATTGACTTGCTCAGcccagtctagccctgcagctGTGCTTCAGTGGATCCACAATGGAGTCCTGCTCAATGTGATTGGCCCCAAGCTGGTACTGGACAACGTTGCCGTGGCACAGAGTGGAAACTACTCCTGCATGGCCAGCAACGCCAAAACCTTGCGATACCTGGAATCCACAACAGCCAAGTTCACTGTAGTAG AGGCCATATCCGGCGCTAAGATCACAGGCCCCAATGGAACGCTCGTTGCAGGTAACAGCACGGCCACCCTGAGCTGCCAGGCAACCGCCGGCACCGCCGACACCCGAGTGTGGCTGAAGAATGGCGCGGCCCTGTCTCCTAGCAACAGGGTCGTGGTCTCGGCAGACAAGAGCTCGGTCACGATCAAGCCGGTGCAGAAGGAGGACAGTGGAGAGTACCAATGCAAGCTGACCAATGCTGTGAGCACAGACTCTGCCAGCCTCAAGATAGGGGTCAACT TTGGTCCTGAGACTGTGTCCGTGAAGGGGCTAAGTTTCGTAAAGGTGACAGAGCCAGTCATGCTGAAGTGTGCCGcggtctctctccctgctgccaCCTACACCTGGAAGTTCAATGGGACGCTGACCGACGTGATGACAGCCGAGTACGTCATCGAAGCCGCTGTGGACAAGAACAGTGGAATTTACACCTGTGAAGCCAGCAACGCCGTCACCGGGCTGAGCACCTCTGTTGCCCACAAGCTGTCCGTCACAG AGGAGGGAACACTTGACGATGGTCTGTCTGGCGGGCAGATCGCTGGGATCGTCATCGGCGTGCTTATCGCCCTAGTGCTCATCATCGTAGGAGTCCGCTACATGAGACGGAAAAAACCACC GATCGAGTCGCCATACTAG